A stretch of DNA from Desulfofalx alkaliphila DSM 12257:
TGTTTGAGAAATATATTCCATTTTAGTATAGTTGCCCATAAGTTACAAGTACAGCTTGTGGACAAGCCGCTAGTCACTTATTCTTGTCCAGCGGTTGAGGTCCCTTTTGTAATATTTTTCCATGGTGCGCTTAAAGGCGTCTTCTAAATCTATGTTCATGCTGTTTGCCATACAGGCAACTATAAACATAATGTCACCGAGCTCTAGGGCCAGATCCCCCGGTTCTTCGGTGGGCTTTTTGGGTTTTTGACCATAGCGGTGATTGATCTCCCTTGCCAGTTCACCCACCTCCTCTGACATCCTGGCCATCATGGAAAGCGGGTGCCAGTAGCCCTCTTCAAATTGACTAATCCATTTATGTACCTCTTTTTGCATATCTTT
This window harbors:
- a CDS encoding nucleotide pyrophosphohydrolase; translated protein: MELKDMQKEVHKWISQFEEGYWHPLSMMARMSEEVGELAREINHRYGQKPKKPTEEPGDLALELGDIMFIVACMANSMNIDLEDAFKRTMEKYYKRDLNRWTRISD